A genomic region of Cannabis sativa cultivar Pink pepper isolate KNU-18-1 chromosome 1, ASM2916894v1, whole genome shotgun sequence contains the following coding sequences:
- the LOC115695977 gene encoding protein trichome birefringence-like 16 encodes MKGGFYGLRAKELSLVTILLMCTTVFVLTWKRTPLLTPFPPQGGLQLTPVGLGKEKVAIAVEDFKNEKLGKEEIGNQVTENGKAKTEIEKTGNVKTETNDSEVVRTELEEKGKEENERRAIPTLTSPVQGSSKSSKIVSGNDLSLPINNKACNYGNGKWVVDHNRSLYSGFGCKQWLSGMWACRMTQRTDFAYEKLRWQPKDCQLEEFEGSKFLKRMENKTLAFVGDSLGRQQFQSLMCMVTGGHERDDVIDVGEEYGIARAYGNARPSGWAYRFPSTNTTILYYWSASLCYIEPIDKSNPNTEYAMHLDRPAAFLVQNIHRFDALILNTGHHWNRGKINANRWVMHVRGARNTDKNIQMIWKARNLTVHSVIKWVNSQLPKYPNLKVFYRSISPRHFVGGEWNTGGSCDNTTPMSIGKEVERDESSDSVAAAAVKGTGVKLLDITDLSQLRDEAHISRFHSSTGSSDCLHWCLPGLPDTWNEILFAQL; translated from the exons aTGAAAGGAGGTTTTTATGGACTAAGGGCTAAAGAGCTGTCTCTGGTTACCATTTTACTTATGTGCACGACTGTTTTTGTGCTGACATGGAAGAGAACCCCGCTTCTTACCCCTTTTCCACCCCAAGGTGGATTGCAATTGACTCCAG TTGGCTTGGGTAAAGAAAAAGTGGCAATTGCAGTAGAagattttaaaaatgaaaaacttgGAAAAGAAGAAATAGGAAACCAAGTAACAGAGAATGGAAAAGCGAAAACAGAAATTGAAAAAACTGGAAACGTAAAAACAGAAACGAATGATAGTGAAGTAGTAAGGACGGAACTTGAAGAAAAGggaaaagaagaaaatgaaaGGAGAGCAATTCCAACTCTAACAAGTCCTGTGCAAGGGTCTTCCAAAAGCAGTAAAATTGTGAGTGGCAATGATTTGTCACTTCCCATCAATAATAAAG CCTGCAATTATGGAAATGGAAAATGGGTTGTAGACCACAACCGGTCTTTATATTCAGGGTTCGGCTGTAAGCAATGGCTGTCAGGGATGTGGGCTTGCCGGATGACACAACGTACAGATTTTGCTTATGAGAAACTGCGGTGGCAACCAAAAGATTGTCAATTGGAAGAATTTGAAGGCTCAAAGTTTCTAAAAAG GATGGAAAATAAAACTTTGGCTTTTGTTGGAGACTCACTGGGCAGACAGCAGTTCCAGTCTCTAATGTGCATGGTGACGGGTGGTCATGAGAGGGATGATGTCATTGATGTTGGGGAAGAGTATGGAATTGCCCGTGCTTATGGCAATGCTCGGCCTAGCGGGTGGGCATATCGATTCCCCAGTACTAATACCACCATTCTCTACTACTGGTCAGCAAGCCTCTGCTATATAGAGCCCATTGACAAGTCAAATCCAAATACAGAATATGCCATGCATCTTGATCGTCCTGCAgcattcttagttcaaaatatTCACAGATTTGATGCTTTGATTCTGAACACGGGGCACCATTGGAATCGTGGAAAGATCAATGCAAACCGCTGGGTAATGCATGTTAGAGGTGCACGGAACACTGATAAGAATATACAAATGATTTGGAAGGCAAGAAATCTGACAGTTCACAGCGTTATCAAATGGGTGAACTCCCAGTTACCTAAATATCCTAATTTGAAGGTCTTTTATCGATCTATCTCACCTAGGCATTTTGTTGGCGGGGAATGGAACACCGGGGGAAGTTGTGACAATACCACTCCCATGTCCATAGGCAAGGAAGTAGAACGAGATGAGTCTAGCGATTCTGTTGCTGCAGCAGCGGTGAAGGGAACAGGGGTTAAGCTGTTGGACATTACGGATCTGTCCCAGCTTCGGGATGAGGCTCATATATCCCGGTTCCACAGTTCAACCGGATCATCTGATTGTCTGCATTGGTGTTTACCAGGCCTTCCGGATACATGGAATGAAATTCTTTTTGCACAATTATAG